Below is a window of Gossypium hirsutum isolate 1008001.06 chromosome A12, Gossypium_hirsutum_v2.1, whole genome shotgun sequence DNA.
tatatatatttaaataatgaaaggcGTGTGTATATACTACAAAAGCAATGCAATAAATGCAAAGGGTAAAGGAATAAAACATGAATGAATTGAGTTGATCTCTTTGTCAAAACAATTTCCTTCATATAAATTTATAAGATGAGtagtaaattttatgaatttatttagttttatttctttaataaaaatatcataattcagagataaaaagaaaatatcaaaattttaaatttatttgagtgATTGAAAATAACTCTAGGTAGAAGTAATTTAACGTTAATTATTATTTCTGGTCATGTGTCTTTTTGTCTCTacaacataatttataaatttatgataATTTAGTTAAAGTGTCATGTTGTTAAAGAATTTTAAGAAACAAACAATAAACACTTGTTGTAAGTGGTAAAAAACAAGTTtcatttatataacaaaaattttaGCCTCAATATCAATAGAATATAATGGCATATTGATAATTGGTTCTATCACAACTTAATCACAACATATTTAGAataattgtaagtatttaatacaataaaaaaaattaaccttaaATGGTCCAAAAAATCAAGCATTCATAAAATTAGAGAAAACAATGACAAAACTATctctaaaatcacttgtaaaaaaTGTGCTACAAGAAGAAGTGAATAATGAAaaacaaaacaatatatatatataaaactttctGTCCATTATTTAGATGGCCGCCCCTCACGGATTAAAATATTTTCGAGATTATCCCACGTTAACTAGAAGCAAATGTAGATTTACCAAAGCAATGGGATGTCCAAATCATGACAACTGACCAACCATTCTAAGGTTGCTTCACTGCCTAATCAAACTTCAATTGCATGATTCCCAAGTTATAACTAAACCAGGAGGGGACTTTGAGAATAagcaaataaatttttaattatttttttacatgtgTTGGTGCTGTATGTAATATTATTATGGccaaaagataaaaaatgtggTCAAACAAAATGACAAGCAGTTCAGCATAGAAATTTTTTAGAACAGATGTCAACAGCTATATGCGTACGTGGATAAGTATCTATAAGAAAACGTCAACacttaaatattcttttatttgtttttaaaaacaAAAGGTGAAAATCCTTTTAATTTCTCTAACTGTAAATCAATCGCAACGTATTATCAAAAAACCAAaataatctatttatttttttattttatatataagatataataataaatttaattttcaatttttacattttacttaATTTGATATTTACGCTTTATTTTAGACAATCTTTTTACTTTGAATTAAATTGGACAAATTATGTTacaattttactttgtttttttatatatcatgtcaatgaataatttaaaaactataaagaatataaaaaatttataaaaaatatatattaaaaaaactctttaatttttaaaaataaacaaaatataaaaaattttgattttttcaatttttaataaaaataattttaaaaatataaagaatacataaaagttataattttatttcattttttcaatagaaattctaaatttaaaaaaaaagttataataatttaaaaaatgaaaaagaatgtgaaatttccaaaaattatgaaaatcatcttcaaaatttgtaagaaaaattaatttttgataacttttaatttttttttggtgaaaatatgaaaaagtttaaaattattttaaattttgaagagGCTGtttccatttttaaaatttttatttaaaatttttggatttttattaaaaaaattcaaattattatatataaaataatattatattaataataaaaaattgatattgaAACAGTATTCGAAACTgaattttcatattcaaaaattcCAAAATATGGACTGGAATAGGTAGCCTTTAGCCATCACCGTCAAAAAAGGTAATCAACGGTTAAAATTGAATCTTAATTCTTATGTCTTCTTCATGTTACTCTTCTCCATCTTAAAGTTCCAACATTTGGACTGAAAATAGAATAGACTAGTTTTATGACTCACTCATTCAACCAAAACCCATGTTTTTTAAATGAAGCAATTCCTTTATTATTAAATTCCAGGTTTTTtgcatttctctttttcttgtgGTTCATCCGCTAATTTTGaccaaaattttttataatttatataaatatgaaaaactaaaaatatatctGAAAACctttcatttaaatattttataatttataaaatcttaaattagtaatgataaaattacattttaatctctaaaaatgataaaaatttgatttaattctttaaaattataaaaatatagactattaaaataaattaattctttaaaattatattttgtttgagTGTGTCggattattttaaaatatcaaaacttAATAATActgaattttaaaagaaaaaaaagacaaataaattaatttgtgatataatcatcaaccaaaaattaaaacaacattTATTTTATGATGACAAAATTTggtattaataattaataattgttACTTATTTGTTGAAATTTTGGTATGGAGCGGTTAGGTGCGGCATATGTTTGATTTCAGCAATGaacagaaataaataaatacaagggagaaaaaaaaaatatcatcAGCTATAAATTCACCAAACGGAACTAAGGTGACACAACAGAGTTTCGAACGCAGTAGCTCTAACTACCTCCGCCTGTCTTTCAACGGTACTTTTTTCCTCTCATTTTCATTACATATATTCTCTTTGTTTAGATCTGAGTTACAAAGGTTTCAGCTCTGAATTGGTTCCAGAGAAGAGAACAAGAAAAGAAACTAAGAAATGGCACGCAAGAAGATCAGAGAGTACGATTCCAAGAGATTGTTGAAGCAGCACTTCAAAAGGTTTTCCGCCTACGATTTGCCCATCAAATCTGCACAAGTCAGTTCATTTTCTCCTTCTGGATCTCTTTTTCTCATTCAATATTTCCCATTTTCAGCtttattttactactattttgtttGCTCAGCAAATTTCAACTGATTTCAAAACAAAGTTAAGATAAATGAACAAACTGTCTGCCTTTCTCTTTTGAGGGAAGAATAACAGTCTGTCTAGATCAGGAAGTTTTGAATAAAGTTTCGGAGGATGTTTATCTTTCCTCGATCCATTAATTGATGATTATTGCGAGTGTTGAATTTCAAATTGTTTGTTTGGTTGTGCTGCTGAGTTTAGGTGACGGAGTCAACTGATTTCAATGAGCTAGTAGAGAAGGAGCCATGGCTTTTGTCGCAGAAACTGGTTGTCAAGCCTGATATGTTGTTTGGAAAGCGTGGGAAGAGTGGTTTGGTTGGCTTGAATCTTGATTTCGCTCAAGTTACTGCATTTGTGAAAGAGCGCCTCGGCAAAGAGGTTCACTAAATTTGTTTTCACCTACCCTTTCATTTGACACTGTAAGGTTTAAGGTTCGACTTTGTGTTTACCTCTCCATGACTTGCAGGTGGAAATGAGTGGATGTAAAGGACCTGTTACAACATTCATTGTTGAACCTTTCATCCCTCACAATGAAGAGTACTACCTTAACATCGTCTCCGAGCGTCTTGGTTGTAGCATTAGCTTTTCAGAGTGTGGAGGAATTGAAATTGAAGAGAACTGGGACAAGGTACTGTAACCTAAACTAGAATTCTTCATCACTTGATCTTTATTTCTTGTATTCTTACAGAGTTACCTTAATACAGGTAAAAACCATATTTATCCCAACTGATTCATCTTTCGCCTCAGAAACTATTGCTCCACTTGTTGCAACCCTTCCCTTGGAGGTAATTTTTCCTAATACTTAATTGCTTTTGTGTGCTCTTCCTGCATCTTGATTGTAGTTTCACAAGTATTTTTGGTCATTAATTTCCAATGTCAGATTTTCCATTTCATAACTTGCGCACATTCCTTCCTTGTCCAACAGACAACTCTAGATGGATTTACCAAATACatctgaatatatatatatatatatgcatgctgCAAAATCCGCTCTGAATCTTTGAAAAATTGTATGTTCTTTAATTATAGGTCAAAGGAGAAATTGAGCAGTTCATCAAAGTGATCTTTACTCTATTTCAAGGTATGCCATATATCGGTTTTGAATCTAGTACTATTCATATCAACATTTGGAGCTTAACATTAACTCTTTCATGtttcaaaatgccaaaatgttaGATCTTGACTTTACTTTCCTTGAGATGAACCCTTTCACATTGGTTGAGGGAAAGCCTTATCCTTTGGATATGAGAGGCGAGCTTGATGACACTGCTTCTTTCAAGAACTTCAAGAAGTACATGTTCCCTTTTATCAAtaatcttcttttcttttttcgatTCAATGTAATATGGATCAGAGAAAACATCCTACTAATGCAATTTCATTTCTCTGTAGGTGGGGTAATATTGAATTTCCATTGCCTTTTGGAAGAGTAATGAGTGCAACTGAAAGCTATATTCATGGGCTAGATGAGAGGGTATACTAAATGCAATAGATGGCAAAATCTTTTACTTGCTAATAACCTAGCTGCAGAAGAAACTTGACCTGTATCTGATATGGCAGATACGACAACTTTTTTATAAGTCAGCTTGCCATATATGGAAGATATGACACCTGTATCTGATTGTTTTACTATATACTATTTACAATCGAGGAATTCTTCTCTGATTAAGTAGTGAAATGTACATTGTTGTTCATTTATTAGCTTCATCCGCAAGTATGgtattaacttttaaatttaaatattgcaGACAAGTGCATCTTTGAAATTTACAGTGTTGAACCCTAAGGGACGCATTTGGACAATGGTTGCTGGAGGAGGTGCAAGTGTCATCTATGCCGATACGGTTGGTTCTCTTGTTTCTGTATTCAGAGTTTTCAGGATAGGACTAAAGCCTGGTGATTTTGAATTACTGGCAATGCTTGTAATTTACTCGTATAATTTATGCCTCATCAGGTTGGAGATCTCGGATTCGCTTCTGAGCTTGGAAACTACGCTGAATACAGTGGAGCACCCAACGAGGAGGAAGTGTTGCAGTATGCCAGAGTCGTAATTGATGTAAGTATCTTGGCActttattcatatttcaattaTTGTACTTTACTAGCTAATGCTGTCACTAACTTTTGTTGGAGATGCTATGAAACATTAATCGATTCTATGATGCTTTTACTCTTTAATTTTTTGAAGTACTCGTGTCCAACACTTGAGTATGAGATTATGATATGAACTCCAAAGGGTCTTTTGAATACATGAAAAAACTTAGAAAACAATTCTAATCACGCCCATGTAACACTCACACCCGAGTCTGAATAATTTTGGATGCAAAAATTGCTGTAAACTAATCAGAATTATGAGCTGGTAGGTGTATCAGCCCGCTTATAGTTCATTTTCAGTGCTCAAAGTGTTATATATGGTTCTGTAAATAATCTCAATGTTCCTCTACAGTGTGCCACTGCTGAACCTGATGGTCGTGAAAGAGCCCTTGTAATTGGTGGAGGAATAGCCAACTTTACTGATGTGGGTGCCACGTTTAATGGCATAATTCGAGCCTTGAAGGAGAAAGTAAGCTCAACTATCTTTGTGTTTGCTTTTACTCACCGTCCTCGATATACTTAAGAATAACCGGATATGCTGTATAAATTATACAGGAATCAAAGCTCAAAGCAGCCAACATGCACATATATGTAAGGAGAGGAGGTCCCAATTACCAGAAGGGGCTTGCAAAAATGCGGGCACTTGGAGAGGAAATTGGCATCCCAATTGAGGTATCCATACCGCATACAGCTACTTATAAACCTGGATATGTAAATGATAATTACTTTAAAATCTTACTACTGTCAATAAAAGcaggaaaaagaaaaggtaaaaacTATTcagaattcttttaaaaaaatgctgatatatatttatttttgtttggatCAGGTTTATGGTCCTGAAGCTACAATGACGGGTATATGCCAGGAGGCCATCCAGTACATCACTGCAGCTGCATAAGTTGTGGGTTCTTCAATACAATCTCTCAGTttgttttacctttttttttttgttcccggTGGGACATGTTCATTAGatttccattgaaattgtgcTACAAACTTCataaaataatgtttagttcATGGTACGGCACCATCTGTAATTTGTTTGCTGAGAAATTAACATGAGATCTCAGGCAAACACAGAAGGCATTTCTGAGCAATAAAAGGCTTATAAATGTGCT
It encodes the following:
- the LOC107946231 gene encoding ATP-citrate synthase alpha chain protein 1, whose translation is MARKKIREYDSKRLLKQHFKRFSAYDLPIKSAQVTESTDFNELVEKEPWLLSQKLVVKPDMLFGKRGKSGLVGLNLDFAQVTAFVKERLGKEVEMSGCKGPVTTFIVEPFIPHNEEYYLNIVSERLGCSISFSECGGIEIEENWDKVKTIFIPTDSSFASETIAPLVATLPLEVKGEIEQFIKVIFTLFQDLDFTFLEMNPFTLVEGKPYPLDMRGELDDTASFKNFKKWGNIEFPLPFGRVMSATESYIHGLDERTSASLKFTVLNPKGRIWTMVAGGGASVIYADTVGDLGFASELGNYAEYSGAPNEEEVLQYARVVIDCATAEPDGRERALVIGGGIANFTDVGATFNGIIRALKEKESKLKAANMHIYVRRGGPNYQKGLAKMRALGEEIGIPIEVYGPEATMTGICQEAIQYITAAA